From Roseofilum capinflatum BLCC-M114, a single genomic window includes:
- a CDS encoding PAS domain S-box protein, translating to MSRPQQRWIEDYTILLEEYLQEGEYPPKLEEWIQEAIAAQIPLSTLSRWHHQSLSQFLQHDLNPENWPPLLDKAATFQSHSLNLYSQTWGLTPPDPWQVLGQESTDIICTDQKELGIKLKEWIEFEHLMSRLCTQFIHLNSHELDREIEAAIGHLAQHYDCDRAYLFQLVSDRQIAQLRYQWHHPEISPLPPFWHQIPMELTPWWREHLQKQQTIAINALQDFPPEAKAEQAIASAIQTQSLLLIPLIENDDFIGYLGFATIRATQTWTKDRITQLKWASELLTHTLKRQRAELTLEHLREQMEQHIEQRTQELQQVNHQLQAEIRERYQIEKALRQSEVRFRHIFEDSPLGIAILNRESGLERVNLSLCRMLGYSSLELQSLNLVDLLHPDDQELARKLLRRLMNGEIPSFQVKQRCIHQTQDFLWVKLIASVISTADPWGQASEPTPAYGIVIVENISKRKQAEETLQLIQFTLNRVMDAVLLVDARGQLIYVNDRACQTLEYSRDQLLQMKISQIDRSYSPQSWPLYWQEVKQSGFLRLDSTYETQSGLEIPVEINLNFFQYKGLEYSCAIARDLRDRQKAEAALQKSQQLLSASQKAAGLGSWEFDLLTQEMFWSEEVFRIFGQDPSWDRPPTYAQHIRQYHPDDRAQFQALVEQAISQGQEYDFELRILRSSGEVRTVWAQGQVVFNDRAEPIKLFGLIQDITDRKQVELALKENERRYRTLVSHIPGIIYRCLPNRDWTIEFINDAIESIIGYSAEEMMSGIVPGIAVLLHPEDLPWVQEEVDFALEQHCPFELEYRMIARDGSIRWVYEKGQGVWNDQQELVYLDGAIFDVSDRKQAEAQLKASLAEKEVLLREIHHRVKNNLNIIYSLLDMQSRQVSDPALHSLLLDSQKRLKTMALIHEKLYCSKSLSRIDFAEYIHSLVLSISASYGMRSHQIHLDIDADPVQLNIETAIPTGLIINELVTNAFKHAFPGDREGTVWIEFREIDHGQLDLKIVDNGVGLPSEARGHSSSLGMRLVYILADQLDADLQVQSENGTRFHLKFEQSS from the coding sequence CTACAAGAAGGAGAATATCCCCCTAAACTGGAGGAATGGATACAAGAGGCGATCGCTGCCCAAATTCCCCTATCCACCCTATCTCGTTGGCATCATCAGAGTTTATCCCAGTTTCTTCAGCACGATCTGAACCCCGAAAATTGGCCCCCATTACTGGATAAAGCCGCCACATTCCAAAGTCATAGCTTAAACCTTTATAGCCAAACGTGGGGTCTAACCCCCCCAGATCCTTGGCAAGTGTTAGGCCAAGAAAGCACGGATATAATCTGTACGGATCAAAAAGAACTAGGTATTAAACTTAAAGAGTGGATCGAATTTGAACATTTGATGAGTCGTCTTTGTACTCAGTTTATACACTTAAACTCCCATGAACTCGATCGGGAGATCGAAGCAGCTATTGGCCATTTAGCTCAACATTATGATTGCGATCGCGCCTATCTATTTCAATTGGTGAGCGATCGCCAGATTGCCCAGTTGCGCTATCAATGGCATCATCCCGAAATTAGCCCCTTACCCCCCTTCTGGCATCAAATTCCTATGGAATTAACCCCTTGGTGGAGGGAACACCTGCAAAAACAACAAACCATCGCCATTAACGCCCTACAAGATTTTCCTCCAGAAGCCAAAGCAGAACAGGCGATCGCCTCGGCGATCCAAACTCAATCTTTATTGCTGATTCCCCTAATCGAGAATGATGATTTCATCGGATATCTAGGATTTGCCACCATTCGAGCCACTCAAACTTGGACTAAAGATCGCATTACCCAACTGAAATGGGCCAGTGAATTACTCACCCATACCTTAAAGCGCCAACGGGCGGAATTAACCTTAGAACATCTTCGCGAACAGATGGAACAGCACATTGAGCAGCGTACCCAAGAACTGCAACAGGTCAATCATCAACTTCAGGCAGAAATTAGGGAACGCTACCAGATTGAAAAGGCCCTGCGCCAAAGTGAAGTTCGGTTTCGCCATATCTTTGAAGATAGTCCCCTAGGAATTGCCATCCTCAATCGTGAGTCTGGCTTAGAACGGGTTAACCTATCCTTGTGCCGCATGTTAGGCTACTCTTCCCTGGAGTTGCAGTCCTTAAATTTGGTCGATTTACTCCATCCGGACGATCAAGAATTAGCTCGCAAACTCCTCAGACGGTTAATGAATGGAGAAATTCCTTCCTTTCAGGTCAAACAACGGTGTATTCATCAGACCCAGGACTTTTTGTGGGTTAAGCTGATTGCCTCTGTAATTTCTACTGCTGACCCCTGGGGACAAGCCTCAGAGCCAACTCCTGCCTATGGGATCGTGATTGTCGAGAATATTAGTAAGCGTAAGCAAGCGGAGGAAACCCTACAGTTAATTCAATTTACCCTCAATCGGGTGATGGATGCCGTCTTATTGGTCGATGCGCGGGGTCAATTAATCTATGTGAACGATCGCGCCTGTCAAACCTTGGAATATTCCCGCGACCAATTGTTACAGATGAAAATTAGCCAGATCGATCGCTCCTATTCTCCTCAGAGTTGGCCCCTCTATTGGCAAGAGGTGAAACAATCGGGATTTCTGCGCCTGGACTCGACCTATGAAACTCAATCGGGTCTGGAGATTCCCGTCGAAATTAATCTCAATTTCTTTCAGTATAAGGGCTTAGAGTATAGCTGTGCGATCGCCCGCGATTTGCGCGATCGGCAAAAAGCAGAAGCCGCTCTACAGAAAAGTCAACAATTGCTTTCTGCATCCCAGAAGGCTGCTGGGTTAGGGAGTTGGGAATTCGATCTGCTCACCCAAGAAATGTTTTGGTCAGAAGAAGTGTTCCGCATTTTTGGTCAAGATCCCAGTTGGGATCGACCTCCAACCTATGCCCAACATATTCGACAATATCACCCCGACGATCGGGCCCAATTTCAAGCCCTAGTTGAGCAAGCCATTTCCCAGGGACAAGAATATGATTTCGAGTTACGCATTCTTCGCTCTTCCGGTGAAGTCCGCACCGTTTGGGCCCAAGGACAAGTCGTTTTTAACGATCGCGCAGAGCCGATCAAACTCTTTGGACTCATTCAAGATATTACCGATCGCAAACAGGTCGAACTTGCCCTCAAAGAAAACGAAAGGCGCTACCGAACCTTAGTCTCCCACATTCCAGGGATCATTTATCGCTGTTTACCCAATCGAGATTGGACAATAGAATTCATTAATGATGCCATTGAAAGCATCATCGGGTATAGCGCAGAAGAGATGATGTCTGGAATTGTACCAGGGATAGCGGTCTTACTTCATCCTGAAGATTTACCTTGGGTACAAGAGGAGGTTGATTTCGCTTTAGAGCAACACTGTCCCTTTGAACTCGAATATCGCATGATTGCCCGTGATGGCAGTATCCGTTGGGTTTACGAGAAAGGTCAAGGGGTCTGGAATGACCAACAGGAGCTGGTTTATCTGGATGGTGCGATTTTTGATGTGAGCGATCGCAAACAAGCGGAAGCCCAGCTCAAAGCGTCCTTAGCAGAAAAAGAAGTGCTGCTGCGGGAAATCCATCACCGAGTTAAAAATAATCTCAATATTATCTATAGTTTACTGGATATGCAATCGAGACAAGTGAGCGATCCAGCCCTTCATTCCCTATTACTCGATAGCCAAAAACGCCTGAAAACCATGGCTCTGATTCATGAGAAGCTCTATTGCTCCAAGAGTCTCTCCCGGATTGATTTTGCCGAATATATCCATAGTTTGGTTCTGAGTATTTCGGCATCCTATGGAATGCGATCCCATCAAATTCACTTAGACATTGATGCCGATCCTGTGCAACTGAATATCGAAACCGCCATTCCCACCGGTTTAATTATCAATGAATTAGTCACCAATGCCTTCAAACACGCTTTCCCCGGCGATCGAGAGGGAACCGTGTGGATTGAATTCCGTGAAATTGACCATGGACAACTGGATTTAAAAATCGTTGATAATGGAGTAGGTCTACCCTCTGAGGCTAGGGGGCACTCGTCTTCCCTAGGAATGCGTTTAGTGTATATTTTAGCCGATCAGTTAGATGCAGATCTACAAGTGCAGTCAGAGAATGGAACCCGTT